AGACAAGGTGCGCAAGATAAAAACAACTTGCATGTAATTCTCCATAACTACATGAGCGGTGTGGGCTGTGCAGAAAGTAGGTAGCTGCATTATTATAAATAATATTTGTTTTTGGCAGGCTCTAACATTCTTTGGCTCACATAATTAAATGCAGGAATAACAGTGCTTATTGTAGCTCAGTGATTTTAGTGTTACGGAAATCAGtttaaatcccccccccccccccccccccgattttTCTGTTTTTTGCCAGAAGTACTGACGAGCTTTTAGCAGTTTAGCTTCTGAAGGTACTTTTGACACACAGAGCCTGGTGTGAAACCTTTTCACATTCTGTCAAAACTTTGGGCAATTAGGAGTTTCGAGCTTACATGGTTCGAACTGCTTGCTGCCAGGAAAATGGCTGTCATTATTAAATCCCCTCCCGGGTCAATTCAAAGTGCACACAGCAGTGCTGTGCACCCGTGATCACTCCTGATATAGTCTGTCCCGTGAGTCCCAGTGTGAGGCAGATCTCTGCACTTCTGGCGCCACTGTGAATCTCGCTTACGTCAAAGGCTCCATTTATTCCCCTCTGAGATGGGAACACACCTGAGACACGGTGGGGCAGCTGTGCAGGCGAGAAGCAACAGTGAGCTGTTAGTTTATAGCCACCTATCACTGATGATCAGAACATCCATCCGACAGcttttctctttggctgcttttgtATCAGTGGTTTTGAGTTTTTGAACTTCTCCTCACAGCCACAGCTGGTACCATCGCTGCAGTTTATTCAATTATTTTGTGTGCACATGGGCGTGTTGGTCTAAAAATCTGTTGTGCTTGGTTGCAGTGCCTGTGCATTGTTTGATTTTAGACCAGACTTTTGGTGGTCTGCATTGAAAGTGTGTTCTAGCAGAGGTGTTGTGGTATTTATAAAGTGCAGTATTCAAATACGACTCGTACCTCTTGTATACATACACAAGGAGACTGAAgtgaaaatggcaaaaatgaaATATAAGTAAGCAGCTTCATGGTTCGGTGGCACACAGAAAGATTTTCATTAATGAAAAAcaatcacacatacatacatacatacacacatataaatatataatttGGCTTGGGCGCAGCTTGGTGGTTTCCCTGACTAgtctcctccttgcacagtcTCTATCCATCTGATGACTTGTGTcaggaaaactggctgtaaaagtgatgatttgcattaAAACAGTCCTTGTATTTATTTTGTCCAATTACGTATTTGTGTTGAAAGTGGATTGAAAAATGGATGTGATTCTTAAATGGTTCAAGCAGtgtttttgttaaacctcttgaattaagGCGAACAGTCACCACAATAACATCTTGatcgtttcatttcaactccgttGTGGGGGTGCACAGaggtgaaatttatttttttttggtcactgTACAAATACTTATGGGTCTGACTGTGTTTTGATGATTTACATATTTGGTCTGCAGCACAGATGAAATGCATGTTCACACTTCCTCAAACGAGTTGACCTGTCAGAATGATGACCATAAATTGACTCAAATCCAACAAACATGTCGGCTCCTTTAGACCTGGTGGCTGTTCAGAGAGGTGAGGAACACATCGCCATATTGTTGTCCCCACAAAtagtgttttctttttatttctgcaaaagatcATCTGCCTGTTTCCGCCTCATTAACTGAACTTGACCAGAGAAGGTTGAGTGTTTTGTCTGGGTGAGTCGTATGTTTCTAAACGGATTAaagctttctaaaaaaaaaaaaaaaaaaaaaaaaaaacccaagaagAAAAAAGTCTTTCACCAAAGAACCATCCTTTAAGTCGTACCTGCTGAGCAGAAAGGACATAAGTCACAGTCTGAATGCACTTCACACAAAGCAAGTGAGCTTTGGAGGACGGCCCTAAAAACGCAGCTGGATCTCTGGCTTTCAGGGTGTTCAGCGTTCTTCGAGAGCCGTTTACACAGATGGGTTTTTACAATTTGGCCAGATAAGGCCTGCGCCGTCCAACGAGGGCCGAGAGAGGTCACAGCTCCAGCGTTCCTGTGCCAGGAATTACCAGCTTTTATCCCAAGAACAGATCAGCCACAGGTGAGGCGCAGTTCGTTTTCAGGTCACTGAAGGAACCAGACATCACCCAGCAACCATGTCTGACATGctgctgaaaaaagaaaaaaaaaaaccccacagaacTGTTTGGTGTGAAAATGTGAGATAATGGCTTCAATTTTTACAGAGCAAATAATGTGTGAAGTCCCTCTTGTCAGAGCTGGAACACACGCTGCATACCTTCAGTGTGAAAATACTCAAGTGTCAAGAAAAATCATAGACGTCTCCAACTTCCATATGAAATGGTCGTCTGTAAGCGGTACTGGAGTTGGCTGTACGTACCTCTAATTTCCATTTCTGACAGATTCCAAGTTTGGAGAATGTGGAGGAAGCTTGAGTGGAGCTGGAATTAAGAACCACAGCAACCAAACGCTTGTTAGTCAATTAGATGTTTACATGAAGTTTTGCATTAAACAGGttctccaccagggggcagactTGTCATCTCTGGTTGATAGAAGATTGTCTGTGTTCATGGGGACACCGTTGTGAACAAACCCATTTTCTCATTAAAACGTcgctagttttgttttattgctctAGCGGACCATTTCCTTCTTTGTACTTGCTTACACATTTGTTTTGGCTAGCACCCACACTTGGCGGTTATTAATTTGGTATTTCTTCACAGTGATGATGTAGCTGAATACTTGCACTCCAGGTCACAAATGTTTAGACACGGACgtagttttgtttttgctttctaTCACAACTTATTGAAGTTGCAGGCAAACGGTGAGCTTGTAGCGCGACTGTTAGCTTTAAATTTAAGCCCCCATTATGTCATTCACAATGGAATGAGCACTGGACCTGTTAAAAAGGGGTCAGATGAAAACACAGCAGTTAATAAATGTGAATAATTTTTACAAGAGTAATTATGTATGTAAAATAGAAAGTCATCTAATGGACACGAGTGACAGTTTAAGTACTTGGATCTTGCTAGAAAAAGTCAGGCGTCACCATTTGCAGATGTTGAGTACCTCGGTGTTGAATTTGTAAAAtttgtgtctttctgtctgtgtgtcacaGAATCAACATATCGCCATCAAGCCAACATCGACGACGAGGTCGTCACCATGGAGATTCTGGACACGGCAGGCCAGGTGAGCGctctgtcttcctgacaggatAATTAACAACAAAATAACTGAGTCAAACTTTTAGTGGCCAAAACACTGGCCTGAATTTATTCTACTGCAGAGCGTCACAATATTCAAATCAGAGTCATGCATTCAACAGTAAAAAGGAGAGTTGAAAGGAACATGAATACAAGTGATGTGTAGATCATTTAAATCATTAAAGATTTTGTCCCGTTTTCTGCCGGTGACACTTTACTGAAAATGAGTAACCGTTGACTGAGTAAATGTTGGTCATGATGCTCAAACACGGTCACATCCCGCAGCGTGATAAAGACTTTGCAGGGTTCTGGTCATGTGGGAGAGCTTGTGTAAGTCCTCCAGATGAAGATAAATATGCTGCGTAGGTGTTCTGCTGTCGGCTGATTTCCCCTGCGACACTTCAGCCAAGTCATCTCTCCCTCTCATTACGCTGCCTTCTATTTTCAGGCGGCATTAAAGCTGATCTGTGACTGTTTCCAGACGCGACTGTAACGATGTCAGACTTCTTCTCGAGGAAAAAGCGAGGCCGCTCTGATTGGGCCGAGGCGTCGCATTAATGCCGTCACTGTTTGTCGAAGTGGTGTTGTAGCTCAGGAAATCCATGTTCAAAAGTTGAGCAGACAAACGTCAAGCTCGCTCTCTTTTCCTCCGCACTTAAGTGCGAGATCAGACTCTCAGCAGCTCCCTCCAGTCAGGATGAGGTTTAAGTTAGTTTTAAGTGACGTTCCAACCACACGCCCCTCGGATGGCCGCTCAATTAAATTGTTGGCTCAGGCAGGTGTGAGAGCGAGTTGAGGGAAGCGGTCTGCTTTtctcagggaaaaaaaaagaagacaaatgCTTGTTGATAAAAGAACAGGGCTACGTTATAAAGAGTAACGCAACTGAAAACTGCTGAGAATAATGTGGAGTGTCCACAACACTGCTGTCAGTAACACCATGAAATCGgtgttgatgttttgggttttGATAGATGCTTCGTGAAGTTTAGTCAACTAGACCCCTTGTTTAGCTGGGAAACATTTCACCACCAGCTAAACAAGAGCTCCAGTTGGTCCAACTCATCTTCAGGAAGCTTCCAGTCTTCACCTGGATGACTAAGAACCTACACAGGGTTCGAATAGGTCCGTGTAAgaaccagtgaacctcctattttggacTGTGTTGGTGTCTTTTAACATAATTTGCAATTATACTAGTTAAAGTAGGAACGTTAGTCCagtcccgtgacccttaattgaagtaagtgggtatagaaaatggatggatggcatagtgcagcagataactgaaacaatcctgcaaatggtgctacaagcaccaaagttggcacaaatactccttagacgttcctcttttgaaaaaaaaaaaatcactagccacttgaattttcaataggcggccaggtaggggtcaattgaagaattacacaggggtcaaaattaaaaatgctcaaatcattttataaactacaccacattatttgtctgattgtaaagattccaaaaaggtatagtttggactatctgtgactgaatgatcaggagttatggggtaaaaacagcaaaaatggtgacaaaggtcagtttcagtttgtacaggggtcaaaagttaaagttccttcagttttggtaaaaagtgatgaaaattattggttgagctgataggattaataaatggaatagttttgattgtgttgaatgttttgtctccaaagtaaaggtgacatatgttaccccgtaacatgataacatgGTCcacactattcctttttaaaaccctgttaactcacgtaataatttgcatcattttttttttttaccaaaattggagcaactttaacttttgacccctgtacaaactgacctttgtcaccatttttgctgtttttaccccataactactGATCGTTcagtcagatagtccaaactatacctttttggaatctttacgaacagacaaataatgtggtgtagttttcaaaatgatctgAGCATTTttaagtttgacccctgtgtaattcttcaattgacccctacctggccgcccattgaaaactcaagtggccagtcagttttttcaaaagagcaaagtctaaggagtatttgtgccaacgttGGTGCTTGTagcaccatttgcacgattttgctctaacaGTGGGACATGTCTGGACTTGTTTCGACACGCTTGTGTAAAGTCGGGCTTTGGGTTGGTTTGGTATGAAGCCGGTTACAGGGCTGCTTGTTTAGATAATCAAGTTCTGATCAACTTTAGTGGCACAATgggaaaatcaaacaacatattTAGATCCAAAAGAgtcatttaaaatgtatttcttttattTATGTCTGTAAAGAAATAGAATTGGAGAATACTTGGCGAGTGTTGTAACTTAGCATTCACGACATTTCAACAGTAGCTTACTTTGGGGATTGATCAGCCCAAATGCGGTATGAACGGTATGAACGGTGATGAACAGAATAACAAGGCGACTCATGGCCTTATTGTTTTGATTCAGAAAAGAGAATTTAGAAAGGACAGATGAGCGCATATATAGATGGAGTGCGACGCCACATGGCTCAAAACTTCATAGAATCTATGATTATGGATATCCATTCTGGAATTTAAAAATCATCATTGCTGTTGTGATATTTCCACCTGACAGAATTTTATCATCAACCCTCAGGAGGATCTCCAACAGAAGGAGGGACACATGCGTTGGGGCGACGGATTTGTCATCGTTTACGACATCACAGACCGGGGCAGCTTCGAGGAGGTGACGCCGCTCCGAAATCTCCTAGAGGAGGTGAAGAAGCCGAAAGAACGTCCCCCTCGTCCTGGTAGGCAACAAGTCCGACTTGGACCATGTGAGGCAGGTGGGCACAGAGGAGGGAGGAGCGGCTGGCTGCAGAAATGGCGTGCGCCTTCTACGAGTGTTCCGCCTGTGCTGACGAGGGCGGAGCCGTCGCTGAGGCTTTCCACGAGCTCTGCCGCGAGGTGAGGCGCCGCAAAGTGGTGCAGGGCAAGGCAGACGCCGCAGCTCGACCACGCACGTCAAGCAGGCCCTGAACAAGATGCTGACCAAGATCAGCAGCTAGGGAAGAGCCACGACTAGAAGTGACACAAAGTGTCCACCGTGTAAATGTTTCCAACAATTATTGGCTCCCTAATGGACAGTAATCAACTGAGATGGAACACGGTCTGTTAGCTATTTTAATTTTCTGGTTTAAAAAAAGTGCAATATCTCCTGGAAAATGGCAAACAACCTTCAAGCCTTAGTTTAGATCATGCTAATCCTGATTATTGGCGGTAATACAGGCGGTTCATGTTGAATCGGTaatagcgccttgaggcagcactgtagtgatttggcgctattcagataaaataaatttgaattgaatCGAGGTTGACAGCTTCACTGTTTCATCCTGTCATCAAACAGTTAAAATTAATCAATAAGCTATCTGGAAGTTATCCATGAATGCACATGAACCACAGGCAAATCTCTTTTCGTGGTCAGTACTTGCCAAGTTGCTAAAAGGGACCAACGTTTTCTGGGAAGCATCGGATTTCCATGTGTGGAGCATGAACATGATACAGGACATTTACTTCACTGTGAATACTGAGCCGCTGTATTAAAGAACAGCAGCTAGTGTTAGCACATGCTTTCAAGTATTAGCGATTAGCATTATCATATACGGACATGTTAACTGAGCTAACCACAGTTGACACTAACCACAGTTGACCCAAGATTAGGTTCATGAGTGACATCATGTGGACACCTCCGTTGACGCTAACTGCAATTGATGCTAAAGATTAGCGTCACAGATGGCACATGCTAACCACAGTTGATAATAACAGTTATGGGTTGACAGTAAACTGTTACTGGCTGACGCTAACTGTAACTGACGCTAAAGGCTAGGGATATGGTCTGTTATACTTACGCGTACATGCTAGCTGTGGTTGACGTTAAGGGTTATTGGTTACCGTAATCACAACTGATGCAAATTGAGAGTTGTGGTGGTTAAGTAACACCAAGCACAGTTGATGCTGTTAGTGGTTGATACTAATCTATGATTGGTGCTGATGTTTGAGGGATGTGATTAGCATCAGCTGGTGTTACCTTAACTACGTAACCCTAAACATTACTGCGCGGCCGTATATGTTAACACTATCCACATTACTGTTTTCTTAAATACACCGCGCCACTATTCAAACATTACCACCAGAACAGTGTTTGGGTTTGATAGCTGTACGTACCACATCTGAAAATCCCGTAACGTCCAAGAACTTTTATCTCTGTACAAccactatattaaaaaaaaaaaaaaaatttaatgtttGGTTGCGGACTGCAGCATCTCCTTTGTGTTCCTTTACAGAACCAAAGCACACTAAAATCCAACACGGGGCCTAGAATGGTACAATGCCGCTTTCCAGGGATGTTCTTCATAACCATATTTTATCTGTAAACTACAGTATGTACCTTATCGTTTATTGCCTTAAGCACTGCTGAATCTTAGATGTGTACAGACCCAAAGGTATCTCCAGATAGCGTGAGTCCGTAATAGTTGAATTGTGATGCTTTTTCCTCACGTATGTGATCAAAGCAACAGCTgtgcacttgtaattaaaattaaaagatgtataTCCCAGCAGGTGTGCTCTTAATTATTTAGTCTATCATTTATTTGTTTTACGAAATGCTGTCACTAGGTGCTGATGACATTCTTCAAAACCACTTAGCGGTGATCTTAAATTCTGAATTATTCTGTGGTTAACATGAACGCCTGCAGTCACACCATCAAATGCCACATTTGCATTTCTAACATCTTGTTTGTGACAACTCCTGAAACAGGCCTGATTTTCACACTTGAATCTTGAAGTGTTTGCTGAGTGTTAACAAAATTGTTGGGGAAATGACCTGAAAGACAATCACACATACAGCCTGTTATTTTCTGTAATGAGAGAGAAGACGAACAACACTGACAGCTGAGTCAATGCCAGGCTGATGAACTCTAATTGTCGGTGCATAACTGAACATTTTCAGCTTAATCAGAGGGAAGTACTGAGACGAGAGTACTGCGACGTCAGTCAGCACAGCTCAACTTTTGCAAGATTCGACTCTCATCTTGGATACAACTCGTATATTGCATTTTCATTTCCGTGTTTAAACGCTATACTTTAAAGTGACGTGACGAACATGAATATGACAAAACTTTAAAAAATGATGTacgttgtatttattttttataaaatggTTTATAATATACAATACCTAGAAGGTTATTATTTAAGGTTTCCTGATGGACTATGTTATAAAAGcatataaatacactcaacatcaACCCTGCTGCAAAGACTGTACTCACGCATTTTGAACTTCATCTCCCAGAATCCACCTGTAATCTGTTACTGCCATTCAGGAGGAGGAATTTCTTGAGCTCAGGTTTCTTGAGCCTAGATGCCTAGATTAGCCTTTAGCCTAGATTACCAATATCTTAAAGTTtaagaagtaaaaaataaattcaaaaataactgaAGAAAGTAGCCATTTAGAGATGGTGGAAGACAAATCTGCAATTTCTCGTACTTTTGCACCATTTATAGGTCTTCCAACCCAAAATGGTGGTGGCACTATTTTCATTGGCTAACTTTTGCACTAGCAATCATCATCTGGCTAAGTTTTCCAAAAAGGGGCTTCATCACATTTTGTCCAGACAGTGTACTGTAGTATAGCATATTAGATCATGCACATAGAAAAACATGATAAATAGCGCTGCTAAAATGCTAACTGAATGTTTAGCTTAAGCATGTAGATAGAGCTCAGCCTATATCGGGGCTCTCCAATGCCacatcctttcttttttttttttttttag
The window above is part of the Thalassophryne amazonica chromosome 22, fThaAma1.1, whole genome shotgun sequence genome. Proteins encoded here:
- the LOC117503966 gene encoding LOW QUALITY PROTEIN: ras-related and estrogen-regulated growth inhibitor-like (The sequence of the model RefSeq protein was modified relative to this genomic sequence to represent the inferred CDS: inserted 1 base in 1 codon; deleted 2 bases in 2 codons); protein product: MAKSPEVKLAVFGRAGVGKSALVVRLLTRRFIWEYDPTLESTYRHQANIDDEVVTMEILDTAGQEDLQQKEGHMRWGDGFVIVYDITDRGSFEEVTPLRNLLEEVKKPKNVPLVLVGNKSDLDHVRQVGTEEGERLAAEMACAFYECSACADEGGAVAEAFHELCREVRRRKVVQGKXRRRSSTTHVKQALNKMLTKISS